Within the Papio anubis isolate 15944 unplaced genomic scaffold, Panubis1.0 scaffold2380, whole genome shotgun sequence genome, the region CCTGTCAGCGGTCGTATGTGTCCTGCTCTGGGCCCTGTCCCTGCTGTGGAGCATCCTGGAGTGTAGGTTCTGTGACTCTCTGCTTAGTGATGCTGATCCTCATTGGTGTGAAACATTAGGTTTCATCGCAATCGCGTGGCTGATTGTTTTATGTGTGGTTCTCTGTGGGTCCAGCCTGGTCCTGCTGGTCAGGATTCTCTGTGGATCCCAGAAGATGCCGCTGACCAGGCTGTACGTGACCATCCTGCTCACAGTGCTGGTCTTCCTCCTCTGTGGCCTGCCCTTCGGCATTCTGGGGTCCCTAAATTACATGATCCACAGGGATCTGGAAGTCTTATATTGTCACGTTTATCGGGTTTGCATGTTCCTGTCCTCTCTAAACAGCAGTGCCAACCCTATCATTTACTTCTTCGTGGGTTCCTTTAGGCAGCGTCAAAATAGGCAGAACCTGAAGCTGGTTCTCCAGAGGGCTCTGCAGGACACGCCTGAGGTGGATGAAGGTGGAGGGCGGCTTCCTGAGGAAACCTTGGAGCTGTCGGGAAGCCGAAGCTGGCAGTGAAAGAGCCCCTGCCCTGTCAGTCAGACGGGACTTTGAGAGCAACACTGCCCTGCCACCCTTGACAATTATACGCATTTTTCTTAGCGTTGTGCCTCAGAAATGTC harbors:
- the LOC101006257 gene encoding mas-related G-protein coupled receptor member X4-like, coding for MRTGKIPHGRVVGRIRSYSWWSHPVCLPRSTRLGFLSMDPTIPALGTSQTPINGREETPCYKLTLILTVLTCIVSLLGLTGNAVVLWLLGFRMRRNAFSIYILNLAAADFLFLCVHVIRLLLRLINILHTIRRILVCVMTVSHLTGLNILSAISTERCLCVLWPIWYRCHRPTHLSAVVCVLLWALSLLWSILECRFCDSLLSDADPHWCETLGFIAIAWLIVLCVVLCGSSLVLLVRILCGSQKMPLTRLYVTILLTVLVFLLCGLPFGILGSLNYMIHRDLEVLYCHVYRVCMFLSSLNSSANPIIYFFVGSFRQRQNRQNLKLVLQRALQDTPEVDEGGGRLPEETLELSGSRSWQ